A DNA window from Litorivicinus lipolyticus contains the following coding sequences:
- a CDS encoding DMT family transporter, protein MINATASARSENSLCILYMVIAMAGFAIEDAVIKQLSYDMPISQILVLVGLCGSLAFAVIAALKSIALFGPNLANWRFVGRTFCELSSAIFFVSAIVYASLSASSAILQAAPLVVAMGGALFLGQAVSTRQWVLIGAGFAGVLLIIQPGMQGFQPAALLAVVAVILLAIRDLLTRSIAGSIAPITISFWAFFALFLAGVVTIPVFGEFSPIRPAHLGLLCLSTIAGAGAYFAVVLATRGGDVAVVAPFRYSRLVFALMLSVVFFDETVNAAMLAGSALVIVSGLATLRRSR, encoded by the coding sequence TTGATTAACGCCACCGCCTCGGCCCGCTCCGAAAACAGCCTGTGTATTCTTTACATGGTCATCGCCATGGCCGGCTTCGCAATTGAAGACGCGGTTATTAAGCAGTTGTCCTATGACATGCCGATCTCGCAGATTTTGGTATTGGTCGGACTCTGCGGCAGCCTCGCCTTTGCGGTCATCGCGGCGCTTAAGTCAATCGCACTGTTCGGGCCCAACCTGGCCAACTGGCGCTTTGTCGGGCGCACCTTTTGCGAGCTGTCATCGGCAATATTTTTCGTCTCGGCGATTGTCTACGCCTCGTTGTCAGCGTCCTCGGCGATCTTGCAGGCGGCACCGCTGGTAGTGGCCATGGGCGGCGCGTTGTTTTTGGGCCAAGCGGTCAGCACCCGCCAGTGGGTGCTCATTGGCGCCGGCTTCGCGGGCGTGTTGCTGATTATCCAACCCGGCATGCAGGGCTTTCAGCCAGCGGCGTTACTGGCGGTGGTTGCGGTCATATTACTAGCAATTCGCGACTTACTAACCCGGTCAATCGCGGGCTCAATTGCGCCCATCACGATTTCATTTTGGGCCTTCTTTGCGCTGTTTCTGGCCGGCGTCGTGACCATCCCGGTATTTGGTGAATTCAGCCCCATCCGCCCGGCACACCTGGGCTTGCTCTGTCTATCAACGATCGCCGGCGCCGGCGCCTACTTTGCGGTGGTATTGGCGACCCGCGGCGGTGATGTCGCCGTCGTTGCGCCCTTTCGCTACAGTCGCTTGGTGTTTGCGCTGATGTTGTCGGTGGTGTTCTTTGACGAAACGGTCAACGCTGCGATGCTGGCCGGCAGTGCGCTGGTGATCGTGTCGGGTTTGGCGACTTTGCGCCGATCACGCTAG
- a CDS encoding sensor histidine kinase, which translates to MAKSLQALTFRRRLAFEMLFILTLVLSAAAWLYDWERASDRARASAATDAEVQVLALNALLDRYRSLPRLWAEDTQTTNWVRRGNLYALKQKATDWTYLSGAYATGVYNADGESLVWVDRESGRGRIQLLPDQISRAVRQGSLGRGSLIDAAGRPLYLFAAPVRGAAYLGAILVVVDLSQLEQQWVIANHPLVLVDQLGDVIVTNVEAIKGQPFAAASRYDRGWVTHQVRLPVMGWTLWSIERIDMGRGWVVPAMGALVGLVLWLTLARVFRRQIQSVQQERLQKSVSLRLERQVSLRTRDLRLEIEERQQAQRKLEAAQAEREQTAKLAAIGQLSTTLSHEYNQPIATVRTYAQNAQKLLAMGKHDTVADNLGFIVEQTERMSMLSKTLLGFARRSDSQLSWVDWQVSAREASILLLPRCRIQQVELQILGPPARLKADSIALTQVLLNLLSNALDAVRDTDAPQIALTGQWTEGGFQLRCSDNGPGVADAVKDQLFEPFATTKPQGSGLGLGLSLVHDLMQRFDGQVQAIGGPNGSGAIFILTFNHAQPASEP; encoded by the coding sequence ATGGCCAAATCCCTGCAAGCCCTGACATTCCGGCGTCGCCTCGCGTTTGAGATGCTATTTATCCTGACCTTGGTGTTGTCGGCGGCGGCTTGGTTGTACGACTGGGAGCGAGCCTCGGATCGGGCACGGGCGTCCGCCGCCACCGATGCCGAGGTCCAGGTGCTGGCTCTGAATGCGTTGTTGGACCGTTATCGCTCATTGCCGCGGCTATGGGCCGAGGATACCCAGACCACTAACTGGGTGCGCCGCGGTAATCTGTATGCGTTAAAACAAAAGGCCACCGACTGGACCTACCTGTCTGGGGCTTATGCGACCGGCGTGTACAACGCGGACGGCGAGTCATTGGTGTGGGTCGACCGCGAATCCGGGCGCGGTCGTATTCAGTTGTTGCCCGATCAAATCAGCCGTGCGGTGCGCCAGGGTAGCCTTGGTCGCGGCTCGCTAATCGACGCGGCCGGGCGGCCATTGTATCTGTTTGCAGCGCCGGTTCGCGGCGCGGCTTATCTGGGTGCCATTTTGGTCGTCGTTGACCTGTCCCAGTTAGAACAGCAGTGGGTCATTGCCAACCATCCGCTGGTGTTGGTCGATCAACTGGGTGACGTTATCGTGACCAACGTCGAGGCGATCAAAGGCCAACCCTTTGCCGCCGCCAGCCGCTACGATCGCGGTTGGGTGACCCACCAGGTTCGACTGCCAGTTATGGGCTGGACGTTGTGGTCGATCGAGCGTATCGACATGGGGCGTGGTTGGGTGGTGCCGGCCATGGGGGCGCTGGTTGGGTTGGTGCTGTGGTTGACGCTGGCTCGTGTGTTTCGCCGCCAGATTCAATCGGTTCAGCAAGAGCGCCTGCAAAAATCCGTCTCGCTGCGTTTAGAACGCCAGGTCAGCCTGCGCACGCGTGATTTGCGTCTCGAAATTGAGGAGCGCCAGCAGGCCCAGCGTAAACTCGAAGCGGCCCAGGCCGAGCGCGAGCAAACCGCAAAACTGGCCGCCATTGGTCAGCTGTCGACGACTCTGAGTCACGAATATAACCAACCCATTGCGACGGTTCGCACCTACGCCCAAAACGCCCAAAAGCTACTGGCGATGGGCAAGCACGACACGGTCGCGGACAACCTTGGGTTTATTGTTGAACAAACTGAGCGCATGTCGATGCTGTCGAAGACTCTGCTCGGTTTTGCGCGTCGCTCGGACAGCCAACTGAGCTGGGTCGATTGGCAGGTCAGTGCGCGTGAGGCCTCGATCTTGCTGTTGCCGCGCTGTCGAATCCAACAGGTCGAGTTGCAAATTTTGGGGCCGCCGGCGCGGTTGAAAGCGGATTCAATTGCCCTGACTCAGGTCCTGTTAAACCTGTTAAGCAATGCCTTGGATGCGGTCCGCGACACCGACGCCCCCCAGATCGCCTTGACTGGGCAGTGGACTGAGGGTGGGTTTCAGCTGCGCTGTTCGGACAACGGGCCGGGTGTGGCCGACGCGGTCAAAGACCAGCTGTTCGAGCCGTTTGCGACCACCAAACCGCAAGGATCCGGGCTTGGGCTTGGGCTGTCGTTGGTGCATGATTTGATGCAACGCTTCGACGGTCAGGTCCAGGCGATTGGCGGCCCAAACGGCTCGGGCGCGATCTTTATACTGACCTTTAATCACGCACAACCAGCGAGCGAACCGTGA
- a CDS encoding sigma-54-dependent transcriptional regulator yields MKSPHIVLIDDDLDLSRALAQSLELEGFEVRTFSRGAQALERLSRDDYAVVLTDYLMPGLDGLDVLERVQAIDSVLPVVVMTGHGDVPMAVKCMRLGAHDFIEKPCAVEQLVRTLNNAVERRRLVLENRVLRSELTDNRGLQSRLVGQHPSMDELRHRIQVAAEAQIDCLIVGETGTGKEVVARALHDEGPRASGPFIAINCSAIPTDMIESELFGHVAGAFTGAQGAREGRLAHAAGGTVFLDELESMNLDVQSKLLRAIENRTIEPLGSNQSIQLDVCFVAAIKSTPEADPGLNLRSDLYYRLNVVQLPLLPLRERISDVPALFYHLAREARGKYRREIPELSPALEQQLMAYGWPGNVRELRNLAERFVLGLWHGFATPTADGQQPLADQVAAFEASVIRAALIGNAGQMKATYEALGLSRKGLYDKLQRHGIDGSKLTHE; encoded by the coding sequence GTGAAATCACCGCACATTGTATTGATCGATGACGATTTGGATTTGTCGCGGGCGTTGGCCCAATCCTTGGAGCTTGAAGGCTTTGAGGTGCGCACGTTCAGCCGTGGCGCGCAGGCGTTGGAGCGCTTGTCGCGCGATGACTATGCGGTGGTGCTGACGGATTATTTGATGCCGGGGTTGGACGGGCTCGATGTGCTGGAGCGGGTTCAGGCGATTGATTCGGTGTTGCCGGTGGTGGTCATGACCGGTCATGGCGACGTACCGATGGCGGTCAAGTGCATGCGCCTGGGTGCCCATGACTTTATTGAAAAACCGTGCGCGGTCGAACAACTGGTGCGGACCCTAAACAATGCGGTGGAACGGCGCCGGCTGGTGCTTGAAAACCGCGTACTGCGATCTGAATTGACCGATAACCGTGGGTTGCAAAGCCGGTTGGTCGGCCAGCACCCGTCGATGGACGAATTGCGCCACCGTATTCAGGTTGCCGCCGAGGCCCAGATCGACTGTCTGATTGTCGGTGAAACTGGCACCGGCAAGGAAGTGGTGGCACGCGCCCTGCACGACGAAGGCCCGCGCGCGAGCGGGCCCTTTATCGCCATCAATTGCTCGGCGATTCCCACCGACATGATCGAATCCGAGCTGTTTGGCCATGTCGCTGGGGCCTTCACCGGCGCCCAAGGCGCGCGCGAAGGCCGGCTGGCGCACGCCGCCGGCGGCACCGTGTTCTTGGACGAGCTTGAAAGTATGAATCTGGACGTCCAGTCCAAGCTGCTGCGGGCCATTGAAAACCGCACGATTGAGCCGCTGGGCAGCAACCAAAGCATTCAGCTGGACGTGTGTTTCGTCGCCGCGATCAAGTCGACGCCGGAGGCCGATCCCGGTTTGAATTTGCGCAGTGACCTGTATTACCGGCTGAATGTGGTCCAGTTGCCGCTGTTGCCGCTGCGCGAGCGCATCAGCGATGTGCCGGCGTTGTTTTATCATTTGGCGCGCGAAGCTCGGGGCAAGTACCGACGCGAGATCCCCGAGTTGAGCCCGGCGCTGGAGCAACAGCTGATGGCCTACGGCTGGCCGGGCAATGTGCGTGAGCTTCGTAACCTGGCCGAGCGCTTTGTGCTGGGGCTGTGGCATGGCTTTGCGACCCCGACGGCGGACGGCCAGCAACCCTTGGCGGATCAGGTGGCAGCGTTCGAGGCCAGCGTGATTCGGGCGGCGTTAATCGGTAACGCGGGCCAAATGAAGGCGACCTACGAAGCCCTGGGCCTGTCGCGCAAGGGGCTTTACGACAAGCTGCAGCGACACGGCATTGATGGGTCGAAACTGACGCACGAATAG